One genomic window of Leopardus geoffroyi isolate Oge1 chromosome C3, O.geoffroyi_Oge1_pat1.0, whole genome shotgun sequence includes the following:
- the LOC123584930 gene encoding transmembrane epididymal protein 1-like has protein sequence MGTFIGHVYPGLFLISYGLCQAIVVSKAMIFKDSLLDPSCHPRNKTRWARLWKISYGGLLKMLAGSILIAYEISCIKGGLILMNRELPPRFMYPKEWQHLTMFILFTLNGCVDVMSKNLLPQRCVVLEKGTLVLTFYVLLLLLMSHVQDSTGIELQIHYLLIVVVFLLMLVLTIELWTPDTFHLLLIETFLFLTMGSWLIQGGFILYRPVTGYPWQDDDISDIMFITTFFCWHVMINALCLLGIYGISSFWPHCYCPSLKLMESKEAPHHKGTTGPLYKLLREVEQSEKDDQAPLLSKSSP, from the coding sequence ATGGGAACCTTTATTGGTCATGTGTACCCAGGGCTGTTTCTAATCTCATATGGACTGTGTCAGGCAATAGTAGTCTCCAAAGCTATGATATTCAAAGACTCTCTCCTGGATCCTTCATGCCATCCTAGGAATAAGACAAGATGGGCCCGGCTATGGAAAATATCTTATGGAGGTTTGCTGAAGATGTTGGCTGGCTCCATTTTGATAGCTTATGAGATCAGCTGCATTAAAGGAGGGTTGATACTAATGAACAGAGAACTTCCACCAAGATTTATGTACCCCAAAGAGTGGCAGCACCTCACTATGTTCATCCTCTTCACCCTCAATGGCTGTGTAGATGTCATGAGCAAGAACTTGCTACCTCAGAGGTGTGTGGTCCTAGAGAAAGGTACCCTGGTCCTGACCTTCTATGTGCTCCTGCTGCTGTTGATGTCACACGTCCAGGACTCAACCGGGATAGAGCTTCAGATTCATTATCTGCTCATCGTGGTGGTGTTCCTGTTGATGCTGGTGTTGACCATAGAGCTGTGGACTCCTGACACATTTCACCTCTTGCTGATTGAGACTTTTCTGTTTCTGACGATGGGCTCCTGGCTGATACAGGGGGGATTTATTCTGTACAGACCAGTCACTGGCTACCCATGGCAGGATGATGACATCAGTGACATCATGTTTATCACCACCTTCTTCTGTTGGCATGTGATGATCAATGCTTTGTGTCTGCTGGGAATCTATGGAATCTCTTCCTTTTGGCCTCATTGTTACTGTCCCAGCTTGAAGCTGATGGAATCCAAAGAAGCTCCACATCACAAGGGCACTACAGGACCCCTCTACAAATTGCTGCGGGAAGTggaacagtcagagaaagacgaccAGGCTCCTCTCCTTTCAAAGAGCTCTCCCTGA